The following proteins are co-located in the Stieleria sp. JC731 genome:
- a CDS encoding terminase gpA endonuclease subunit, with protein sequence MPPEKMRTWDWVTQYAVTHKGDPFNGDLFPWCEGICDIWDKPDVERMFFRAGSRLGKTEISLAMHQAAQDMDPDVGMIGCPTEGLLMKTIGDRYFSMLEKSPKTRSYCPPVHRRNAKKVKCPRYIIYGGWSGSPTTLGDIDPRYVNLLEASKWTKNNSEEADPLELAMERGAEIPGRKLFAESTPTVTGVCRISRFVESATNRFFHIPCPKCGAFHPLFVADWKNLSKGGLYWDRDKNGEATGNLAATTARFICPTCNQEWGEEHRRPQVRRGIWVAPGEYVVNGKLEGTPVNAGPDESFNLSRMYGATFTFAKYARAYATCFGKEGEQSFLNNWEGTTFTPLKVKMTWMQLAARLCTGKWEYGCVPEQCVFLTCSVDVQDDHFVCTTFGWDNQKIAYLIRHGIAKCWEDVAEWIFRTYRHEDGGPPIQAKMTTIDSKDGNRKDEVIDNCMALNSERGPFVWPSMGMKPGSLQMQYFKNVDIDKDKNVGKKFSGLSIPGLRLTQVNTTMTQEWLDNCIARRASGSFHSIVIHEHVATDEDLFSQLLNEAFNPEKGLWVRLDESTIPVDFRDCFRYARCNAESYVNGNWERVAEKRNFPKATAEDMERRQRQVAVAKERQQEERREPERKIVDRNEPKRRSFVRKPSQRRRFVRGR encoded by the coding sequence TTGCCACCAGAGAAGATGCGAACTTGGGATTGGGTCACACAATACGCGGTGACTCACAAAGGCGATCCCTTCAACGGCGACCTGTTTCCCTGGTGCGAAGGTATCTGCGACATCTGGGATAAGCCCGATGTGGAGCGAATGTTCTTTCGCGCCGGATCTCGACTCGGCAAGACAGAGATCAGTCTCGCGATGCATCAAGCAGCGCAAGACATGGACCCCGATGTCGGCATGATCGGATGTCCGACCGAAGGGTTGCTGATGAAAACCATCGGCGATCGATACTTCTCGATGCTGGAAAAGTCACCGAAGACACGCAGCTACTGCCCCCCGGTGCATCGCCGCAATGCAAAGAAGGTTAAGTGTCCTCGGTACATCATCTACGGCGGATGGTCTGGATCACCGACAACACTCGGTGACATCGACCCGCGATACGTCAACCTACTTGAGGCGTCAAAGTGGACGAAGAACAACAGCGAAGAAGCGGACCCGCTCGAGCTGGCGATGGAACGTGGGGCGGAGATCCCCGGTCGGAAACTGTTTGCGGAATCGACACCAACGGTTACCGGTGTGTGTCGTATCAGCAGGTTTGTCGAATCAGCAACGAATCGGTTCTTCCACATTCCATGTCCGAAGTGCGGAGCCTTCCACCCGCTGTTCGTCGCCGACTGGAAGAACTTGTCGAAGGGCGGCCTGTACTGGGACCGCGACAAAAACGGCGAAGCGACCGGAAACCTGGCGGCAACGACAGCTCGCTTCATCTGTCCGACATGCAATCAGGAATGGGGCGAGGAACATCGACGACCACAGGTGCGTCGCGGTATCTGGGTTGCCCCTGGTGAGTATGTCGTCAACGGCAAGCTTGAAGGCACGCCCGTCAACGCGGGACCGGATGAATCATTCAACTTGTCGCGGATGTACGGCGCGACATTCACGTTCGCAAAGTATGCCCGCGCCTATGCAACCTGCTTCGGCAAAGAAGGCGAACAGTCTTTCCTGAACAACTGGGAAGGAACGACGTTCACGCCGCTGAAAGTCAAGATGACTTGGATGCAGCTTGCGGCAAGGCTCTGCACAGGCAAGTGGGAATATGGCTGCGTCCCAGAGCAGTGTGTTTTCCTGACATGCTCAGTCGACGTTCAGGACGACCACTTCGTTTGCACGACGTTCGGATGGGACAACCAAAAGATCGCTTACCTGATCCGGCACGGGATCGCCAAGTGCTGGGAAGACGTCGCAGAATGGATCTTCAGGACATACCGCCATGAAGATGGGGGTCCGCCAATCCAGGCGAAGATGACGACCATCGACTCCAAGGACGGTAACAGGAAAGACGAAGTCATCGACAACTGCATGGCGCTGAACAGCGAGCGTGGACCGTTTGTCTGGCCTTCGATGGGGATGAAACCCGGCAGCTTGCAGATGCAGTATTTCAAGAATGTTGACATCGACAAGGATAAAAACGTCGGCAAGAAGTTTTCTGGCCTTAGTATCCCTGGGCTGCGGTTGACTCAGGTCAACACAACCATGACGCAGGAATGGCTGGATAACTGCATCGCTCGACGAGCTTCAGGCAGTTTCCATTCGATTGTCATTCACGAGCACGTAGCAACTGACGAGGACTTGTTCTCGCAGCTGCTGAACGAAGCGTTCAACCCCGAGAAGGGATTGTGGGTTCGTCTTGACGAAAGCACCATTCCGGTCGACTTCCGCGACTGCTTCCGATACGCACGATGCAATGCGGAAAGCTATGTCAACGGGAACTGGGAACGTGTCGCCGAAAAACGAAACTTCCCCAAAGCAACCGCAGAAGACATGGAACGTCGACAGCGTCAAGTAGCAGTAGCCAAGGAACGGCAGCAAGAAGAACGTCGGGAACCAGAGCGAAAGATTGTTGATCGCAATGAACCCAAGCGACGTTCGTTTGTCCGCAAGCCTTCACAGCGCCGACGATTCGTTCGAGGCAGGTAA